Below is a genomic region from Scomber scombrus chromosome 3, fScoSco1.1, whole genome shotgun sequence.
aacattcacttgaaatatatatttaatcttttCACAATTTAATTTCCTGTCTTACTTTATAGCTGCTTGTACTTTTCACAGGTCCAGAATGAGCTTTCATGCtcaattcattattttagtttacaATGGTAATTTTACCCCTATAAAAGACATTGGACATTAAACAATACTGACTTGACTCAAAAATGAAAGCCAAATTTTTGGTTTCACATATTACAGGAACACACTCATAGATctaaatataatacaaacataACGCAAGCCTGCTGATTTCCTCGGTATGGGAATATACACACTGATGCTATTttgcagtatatatatatatatatataatgaaatgGGACTTTTATCTTGTAACTAGATGATGTGTTTCTCCACATCTCTCTCGCACGCAAAAAGTGATAAACAGAATGAAGAACTCTTTTGTCTTAGTGGATTGCCTGAGCTCAACATGATGCATGTGTAGTAGTAACAGTCACTAGCTTCTAGCCTTTCTCGTGAGCTTATGAACTTTAATACAGTTTGCTGAGCATTATGAGACATGTTTTCCTGTAAAATACTATTTGTATTGAATTCATGAAGACTTAGTGCTGCTTTTAAAGTTTGCAAGTATAACAAACATATACATTAACAATAATTATCATGATGCctgaagaataaaatatagGATCTTTCTGTTGGCTCTATGTTAACATGTGATCACAATAGTATATAAGCAGGAGAGATTTCATTCCGAACAAGTTTTGTTTGAAGACACATGTTCCTGCCTTGAACCTGTAGATGGCAGTGCTGTGTTGGGGCAGTGAGGTGGAGATGGTTTACACGTGTCAGTAGTAAAATGAAAACTCATACTAACAGCTGACAAGTAGACAGCTCAATGGGAATATTTCCCTTTAACCGCCAGTTTCCCAGAAACATAATCTCAGCGGCTCTTccttgtgtctgtttttctacTTCTCCGAGCTCACATCAGACATCTTACATGTCAGCTGCAATCGAAAAATAGGCGATGAGCCTAAAAAAATTACAACTGATACTGATGGTTAGCCTCCAGCTCAATTTGGAGAGTAGGCCGACTGCCTACTCTGAAATATCACtgccaaaacaaagaaaatgagaagCCATGCTATTGTAAGCTGCAGCCTGAATGATGAATCATGGGcggttttattcatatttaagtcTGTAGTTTTATATTACTATGAAAAGCAGGACAAAAACCCCAACACAAAGCCACAGTAGCAAATTACTGTCGGTTAAATGAGGCCATGTGGGTTTCCTCTTCATTTTTCTATCTTGTTTACTCAGTCTGAGCTGGATAGGGACAACAGGCATACTCTGCATTCaataaacatcataaaacacacagtgcaAGTATGTGAGtgtttaataaataacaatatcatCAAAACGCTTTAACAAAAGTTTTGTTTATATCAGACCTGGGTCAAATTGTATTTCCAAAGAGCTTGAGTTTCGTCATACTACTTAAGAGTGAGTTGTGCTACAGggcaaaacaataaaacagaaaaataccGCATTGAAGATTGTGTTCTTTCTTGCTTTCACTTGCTTAGCTGCGGTTTAAGGTTTAAGACAGGTTTAAACCAGCACTGTCTTCGGAATCACTTTATTTTGCCAAGTATGCAACACTTACGAGGAATTTAACTTGGTGCGTGCACACATTTATGAATGTATGACATGAACATAACGTGTAGCTGCAGCACACCAAGGTGGCCATCTTTTGTCGCCAGGATCTTGTAATAAATCATATGCAATCTGTCATTTATTAGTCAAAACTCAGCTGCTGTGTCCTGTAGAAATCAGCCATAGACTTAAATTAAactgctgcagatgtttaatTAAGGTTTAGTCATAAAATTTAATGTAAAGGCAGATTTCTCCAGCTTAAATCATTTCATTCGTTCATGAAAGTATGAGTTTTTTCACCTTGTATGATCTCACAAAGGCAAATGTCTGATTTACAGTGTAAATTACATTTGCAGTAAAAGATATCATATCTGCTCTTTATGGAGCAGCACAAGTCCAGTACCTGCAGAAATGAGGTCAGTTTGTCTCTGATTTAGGCAGTATTAGgcaatatataataattatatatatcatttttattttataatttacatttgtatcaAAATCTTacaaaagtttatttttgtgatACTCAAAAGTGTAACTAGaccataaatgaaaaaaggccCGCACTTTATATTGTTCCAGTggtatttctctctttctttagcAGTTAGTTACAATGGAAAATCTGACAGCTGAAAACTAAATTACCATTTTCTGTCTGAGTCTTTTGGAAGTTGAGGATAAAAACTTGGAAACTTTAGATTTTCTTTAGACTTTAGATTTTCAAACAAGAATAAAGCTGGCATTTACTATGGAGTCTTTTATGTCAATGTGAAACTCTGATTTCTTTTCGCTTCCATTGTAGCCAGTTTTACATTATTCCATGTAAACCATATTatcatactgtatttattagAAATATATTGCAATGTTGCTATTTCACATGGTAATTGATACTGAAGATATTAAGGActtaaaatatctatatatgttTTCCCAGAATAACATGTCACTGTGTAGAATATATGTATTTCTTAAATGTATAGTATTGATTATGTGTAGATGTAGCGTAAATCcttgtctctgattggctgtttatGCTCTAGAAATGTGATTCATCTTGTGTTCACTTGCTTTTAAAGGTTACTCTAACACTTTGCTCTGAGTAGGAATACAGTTAGTCacttcataaatgtgtttttttcttgttgttgtattCTTGGGAGTCATTCCTGTGTGCTTGTTTGAAAAAGCAATCAGGTACAACTTTTAACCCTCTGTAAACTGAACCAAagtgaagacagacagatgttAAGTGACAGCAGCTCAGTGTTTGGTACTCCAAAGCTACAAACCAGCCGCAGATACTATTTGACCCAGGCCtggtgtatatactgtacatgcagtcCTGATACTTTGACCTATACAATAATTTACTTTGTGCAGAAGGTGAGAAGTCTTTGGTGATAAAGTTATGCAGAGAATGTCACAACTTTCGGCATGTTAGCATGAGTATGTCTGTGTGACATGTTTgagtgtatacagtatgtttgtattGGACCTTTTTTAGTGtgtgagtctctgtgtgtgtgatgtgaaggTGAGGTCTTCACTGCCGCCATGACTTGCGGctgagcacacacacgcaggccACGTTGATGCGTATGAGTCTCCAAGCCACCAGGTTCTTAAAGGAAGTCAGCGCACGTACAAAAGTGTGTGAGTTGGTGCAGTAGGAATTCCAGTGCCTCGCATCGATTCCCAAACAGCCTGGGTTGCCTGCACGGGCGCTGTGACACGTCGTCTCAAAGAAGTACTGCTTCTTGTTGACATTGTTGATGTTCACGTTTGGTAGCACTGTCACCTCGTTGCCTGAGATGTCCGTGGCCTTGGTCTTGTTGCCCACCCAGACGCTGATACTCTCACACACTGAGTACACCCCACGGTGTGGAGTCTTCCCCGCCTCCCTGCGGGTCCTCCTGCCGGCACCCCGTGGCCCTGCCGGCTCTGCATCAGGGGGCTGAGCGCTGAACAGCACCCTAGGTGAGAGGTAGCGGCGCTTGGTGAAGAGTTTGGGGTCCACTGTGGGGATGGAGCTGGGGTTGTTGCCTGGATCCTGCTGCTGTGCTGTCGTGGCGGCGCACGAGTCCCCTCCGATGGCAGCCACAGCCCGGGCACTGAAGAAAAGGAGCAGGACCAGCATCGACGACCTCATGGGCACACAACCTGAAAGAGTCAACAAATAGAGAAAATACACCTGTGCAGTTTCA
It encodes:
- the ngfb gene encoding nerve growth factor, whose product is MRSSMLVLLLFFSARAVAAIGGDSCAATTAQQQDPGNNPSSIPTVDPKLFTKRRYLSPRVLFSAQPPDAEPAGPRGAGRRTRREAGKTPHRGVYSVCESISVWVGNKTKATDISGNEVTVLPNVNINNVNKKQYFFETTCHSARAGNPGCLGIDARHWNSYCTNSHTFVRALTSFKNLVAWRLIRINVACVCVLSRKSWRQ